In Desulfobulbus oralis, one DNA window encodes the following:
- a CDS encoding DUF452 family protein, whose amino-acid sequence MTCTWLHRRRASVCVVFFAGWGMDARPFAPLSAGGVDVCMLSGYQKVEAPNMMQLHEYEEVVLLAWSFGVWMAAQVCTWQLRAGCSDMIALAGTLKPVDAQLGLAPEQFEAVLANFDETVLVKFYGSMFDEEAHSALFLKNRPRRELADLNRELAFLHRESLAAPVALDMFTQHIVTSRDRIFSGRNQTRSWGRENVRVLQWPHFPFYHFATWGELLAALRADV is encoded by the coding sequence ATGACCTGCACCTGGCTGCACCGGCGACGGGCTTCGGTATGTGTTGTGTTTTTTGCGGGCTGGGGCATGGATGCCAGGCCTTTTGCACCACTTTCTGCAGGTGGAGTGGACGTATGCATGCTCTCGGGCTACCAAAAGGTTGAAGCCCCTAACATGATGCAATTACATGAATATGAAGAAGTGGTGCTGCTCGCCTGGTCCTTTGGCGTGTGGATGGCGGCGCAGGTCTGCACCTGGCAGCTTCGGGCCGGCTGCAGCGACATGATTGCCCTGGCTGGCACCCTGAAGCCTGTGGATGCACAGCTTGGCCTGGCGCCAGAGCAGTTCGAGGCAGTGCTTGCAAATTTTGACGAAACCGTGCTGGTCAAATTCTACGGCTCCATGTTTGACGAGGAGGCCCATAGCGCCCTGTTTTTAAAAAACCGTCCCCGCCGCGAGCTTGCCGACCTGAATCGCGAGCTGGCCTTTTTACATCGGGAAAGCCTGGCGGCGCCGGTGGCGCTGGACATGTTTACCCAACATATTGTCACCAGCCGCGACCGTATCTTTTCCGGCCGCAATCAGACGCGCAGTTGGGGCAGAGAAAATGTCCGGGTGCTGCAGTGGCCGCATTTTCCTTTCTATCACTTTGCCACCTGGGGCGAGCTGCTAGCCGCTTTACGGGCAGATGTGTGA
- a CDS encoding transposase: MLLIGYFEGIDSERGICWRCADSLSLREFLQLGPTESVPDHSSLCRIRGVCRWKFITKCLSLCCGFWSKPSC; encoded by the coding sequence ATGCTTTTGATCGGCTACTTCGAGGGCATCGACTCTGAGCGCGGCATCTGCTGGCGCTGTGCCGACTCCCTTTCTCTGCGCGAATTTCTCCAGCTCGGCCCCACCGAATCCGTGCCTGATCACTCCTCCCTGTGCCGTATCCGGGGCGTCTGCCGCTGGAAGTTCATCACGAAATGTTTGTCTTTGTGCTGCGGATTTTGGAGCAAGCCAAGCTGCTGA
- a CDS encoding class I SAM-dependent methyltransferase produces MFRKTVQRILDILAIPLAYLLRNRRVQEELWKINHFRPESGLCHWCHRPNDIEEEVYNIATRQSAQYVVDHFSHISGTIDRYHMLRYCVQRASIDGLFLEFGVYNGDSINCIAETVQKTVHGFDSFDGLPEDWEACKSGQFSRNGVAPKVHDSVQLHVGWFEDTLPQFVQKHKEPAAFIHIDSDLYSSAKTVLTLLQKQIVSGTVIVFDEYFNYPNWQQHEFRAFQEFVRDCDIHYEYIAYCSRGYSVGVLIK; encoded by the coding sequence TTGTTCAGGAAAACAGTACAGAGAATTCTAGATATCCTTGCAATCCCATTGGCATACCTGCTCAGAAACAGGAGGGTGCAGGAAGAGTTGTGGAAGATAAACCACTTTCGTCCGGAAAGTGGTCTGTGTCACTGGTGTCACAGGCCAAACGACATAGAAGAGGAAGTATACAACATTGCAACCAGACAATCCGCACAGTATGTTGTCGATCATTTCAGCCACATATCCGGGACGATTGATCGCTACCACATGCTGCGATACTGCGTGCAACGGGCAAGTATCGACGGTCTTTTCCTGGAATTTGGCGTGTACAACGGCGATTCCATCAACTGCATTGCTGAAACCGTGCAAAAAACTGTCCACGGTTTTGACTCGTTCGACGGACTTCCGGAAGACTGGGAGGCCTGCAAGAGTGGCCAGTTTTCCCGCAATGGTGTTGCTCCCAAAGTCCATGACTCCGTACAGTTGCATGTTGGCTGGTTTGAAGACACCCTGCCGCAATTCGTGCAGAAACACAAGGAACCGGCCGCCTTTATCCACATAGATTCAGATCTGTACTCTTCGGCAAAAACAGTGCTGACTCTCTTGCAAAAGCAGATCGTTTCCGGAACAGTGATCGTTTTTGATGAATATTTCAACTATCCAAACTGGCAGCAACACGAATTCAGAGCCTTCCAGGAGTTTGTCCGTGATTGTGATATCCATTACGAATACATAGCCTACTGCAGCAGGGGATATTCCGTCGGCGTTCTGATAAAGTAG
- a CDS encoding C-GCAxxG-C-C family (seleno)protein — protein MRPKALQKHAEASYANGFLCCEAVKDVIGSNFQVDVAESVNAMSSAMSIGAGRLCGALHGAMLAPGMFFGRTTQAGPKAPR, from the coding sequence GTGAGGCCGAAGGCCCTTCAGAAGCACGCGGAGGCGTCGTACGCCAACGGATTCTTGTGCTGCGAGGCTGTCAAGGACGTTATCGGGAGCAATTTTCAGGTGGACGTAGCGGAATCGGTGAACGCCATGTCTTCCGCCATGTCGATCGGAGCCGGGCGCCTGTGCGGTGCTTTGCATGGGGCCATGCTCGCGCCGGGCATGTTTTTCGGGCGCACGACGCAGGCTGGCCCAAAGGCCCCAAGGTAA
- a CDS encoding transposase has translation MPYPGRLPLEVHHEMFVFVLRILEQAKLLNGKYLGIDASSMEANAAMKSIVRRDTGETYQEMLERLAEESGIRTPTRAELIAFDRKRQEKTTANRDWQSGTDEDARIAKLRDGRTHMAYRPEHVVDLESGAVVSAVIHPADRGDTTTLATTLDDAQAKLCAIRDKEDAPGIDEPFALVADKGCHSRKVLKDLPDACTSRISEPAHKGRLRWKGDMDAREAVYGNRKRIGSGTGKALLRARGERVERSFAHCLDRGGMRRVHLRGLANVEKRYIIHVAGFNLGILLRALFGFGTPRGWADAGAGCFLSELMS, from the coding sequence GTGCCGTATCCGGGGCGTCTGCCGCTGGAAGTTCATCACGAAATGTTTGTCTTTGTGCTGCGGATTTTGGAGCAAGCCAAGCTGCTGAACGGGAAATATCTGGGCATCGACGCCTCTAGCATGGAGGCGAATGCGGCCATGAAGAGCATTGTACGCCGCGATACAGGCGAGACCTACCAGGAAATGCTTGAACGCCTGGCTGAAGAGAGCGGCATCAGGACGCCGACCAGGGCGGAGTTGATCGCCTTTGACCGCAAGCGCCAGGAGAAAACGACTGCCAACAGGGACTGGCAATCGGGCACCGATGAGGATGCGCGCATAGCCAAACTCAGGGATGGCCGTACGCATATGGCGTACAGACCTGAGCATGTGGTTGATCTGGAATCCGGGGCGGTAGTTTCTGCGGTGATACACCCTGCGGATCGGGGCGACACCACAACGCTTGCCACCACACTTGACGACGCCCAGGCCAAGCTGTGCGCGATCAGGGACAAGGAAGACGCGCCCGGCATTGACGAGCCCTTTGCTCTGGTGGCGGACAAGGGCTGTCACAGCCGGAAGGTGCTGAAGGATTTGCCGGATGCCTGTACCAGCCGGATCAGCGAGCCGGCGCACAAGGGGCGATTGCGCTGGAAAGGCGACATGGATGCCCGGGAAGCGGTGTACGGGAACAGGAAGCGGATCGGTTCCGGTACGGGCAAGGCGCTTTTGCGGGCGCGGGGCGAGCGGGTGGAACGCAGCTTTGCCCACTGCCTTGACCGGGGCGGCATGCGGCGGGTGCATCTTCGCGGACTGGCCAATGTGGAGAAGCGTTACATTATTCATGTTGCGGGGTTCAATTTGGGGATCCTGCTGCGGGCCCTGTTTGGTTTTGGCACCCCCAGGGGCTGGGCCGATGCTGGAGCCGGCTGCTTTTTGTCCGAATTGATGAGCTGA
- a CDS encoding S66 peptidase family protein — protein sequence MTDTCRLPPPLHRGDALGLFCPAGPPKDPELLYRGIGLLRDAGFRVHEEGHIGPRPGEYLADTDAARAAALHRLWENEEIRAVMAVRGGYGCLRLMPLLDAGLLARHCKWLIGFSDLSLLLNHVSGTAGCVCLHGPMAASLSRCRPEDREQLFAWLAGRIPESVPLPGMEILRDGGPAASGQGRLVGGNLATLVHALATPWDRPFDGCVLFLEDTGEYLYRLDRMLTQLAQAGRLDRLAGLLLGDFDSGADNRTTRLRLQEGLWRRVLELAPPGFPIWAGLPFGHQGQNMPLPIGMHCRMDAASGRLLLLP from the coding sequence ATGACCGACACATGCCGCCTGCCCCCGCCCCTGCACCGGGGCGATGCCCTTGGCCTCTTCTGCCCGGCCGGCCCGCCGAAGGATCCGGAGCTGCTGTATCGAGGCATAGGCCTGCTCAGGGATGCCGGGTTCCGGGTGCATGAGGAGGGCCATATCGGGCCAAGACCCGGCGAGTATCTGGCCGACACCGATGCAGCCCGGGCGGCAGCCCTGCACCGGCTCTGGGAAAACGAGGAAATCCGGGCCGTGATGGCGGTACGCGGCGGCTACGGTTGTCTGCGGCTCATGCCGCTGCTGGATGCAGGTCTGCTCGCGCGCCACTGCAAGTGGCTGATCGGCTTCAGCGATCTGAGCCTGCTTTTGAACCACGTATCAGGCACGGCCGGCTGCGTCTGCCTGCACGGCCCCATGGCCGCCTCGCTCAGCCGCTGCCGGCCGGAAGACCGGGAGCAGCTCTTCGCCTGGCTGGCGGGCCGCATACCCGAAAGCGTGCCGCTGCCCGGCATGGAAATCCTGCGCGACGGCGGCCCCGCTGCCTCAGGGCAGGGCCGGCTCGTGGGCGGCAATCTGGCCACCCTGGTGCATGCGCTGGCCACCCCCTGGGACAGGCCCTTTGACGGCTGCGTGCTCTTTCTGGAAGACACCGGCGAATATCTCTACCGGCTGGACCGGATGCTGACCCAGCTTGCCCAGGCAGGCCGGCTCGACCGTCTGGCCGGGCTTCTGCTGGGCGATTTCGATAGTGGCGCCGACAACCGCACGACCAGGCTTCGGCTGCAGGAAGGCCTGTGGCGTCGCGTGCTGGAACTGGCGCCGCCGGGTTTTCCCATCTGGGCGGGCCTGCCCTTTGGCCATCAGGGCCAAAACATGCCCCTGCCCATCGGCATGCACTGCCGGATGGACGCCGCCAGCGGCCGGCTGCTGCTTTTGCCTTAG
- a CDS encoding type III pantothenate kinase produces MLFVVDVGNAHTVSGLYDGRRLLRSWRMQSHQDRTADELALRYHGLLHMLGLDFTAIQGFIVASVVPALETSWLGFARTALSALRRPPLAVHAGMRFDMEIRVEQPEELGADRIVNAVAAWEQIHAPLIVIDFGTAITFDCVGAGPAYLGGTIHPGIGISLDALASRTAKLPRLDINAIPEQAIGTSTVKAIHSGMLYGFGGLVDRMVEVLGRQMVPEGPVATIATGGMAALVKPYMRSVERVDEELTLKGLALLFARNTGGRP; encoded by the coding sequence ATGCTTTTCGTGGTCGATGTGGGCAATGCGCATACCGTAAGCGGCCTGTACGATGGCCGGCGCCTGCTGCGCAGTTGGCGCATGCAGTCGCACCAGGACCGGACGGCGGACGAGCTGGCCCTGCGCTATCACGGCCTGTTGCACATGCTGGGGCTGGATTTTACGGCCATCCAAGGCTTTATCGTGGCCTCGGTGGTGCCCGCCCTGGAAACGAGCTGGCTGGGCTTTGCCCGCACGGCCCTCAGCGCTCTCCGCCGGCCGCCCCTGGCCGTACATGCCGGCATGCGCTTTGACATGGAGATCCGGGTCGAGCAGCCCGAAGAACTGGGCGCTGACCGGATTGTCAACGCGGTGGCGGCCTGGGAGCAGATCCATGCGCCGCTCATCGTGATCGATTTCGGCACGGCCATCACCTTCGACTGCGTGGGCGCTGGGCCGGCCTATCTGGGCGGCACCATCCATCCAGGCATCGGCATTTCCCTGGACGCGCTGGCAAGCCGCACCGCCAAACTGCCCCGGCTGGACATCAATGCCATACCGGAGCAGGCCATCGGCACCAGCACGGTCAAGGCCATCCACTCGGGCATGCTCTACGGCTTTGGCGGACTGGTGGACCGCATGGTCGAGGTGCTGGGCCGGCAGATGGTGCCGGAGGGCCCGGTGGCCACCATCGCCACCGGCGGCATGGCCGCCCTCGTCAAACCCTATATGCGCAGCGTCGAGCGCGTCGACGAAGAGCTGACCCTGAAGGGACTGGCCCTGCTCTTTGCCCGCAATACCGGGGGCAGGCCATGA
- a CDS encoding TDT family transporter yields MLVLNFLRQYPIPTAGLSLSLFALGNLVQDYSHGARLLLGGVAFLLYLPYLLKLLVLNARLKEPLENPVAASVLPTFTMATLLLAGYVKPYAPEAGTAVWYAGLVGHALLILWFSWMFLKGFALEKVFPSWFIVYMGIAVASASAPVTGRLDIGRMAFWFAFVSYFCLLPFVCWRLWKVGQVPDAARPTAVILAAPASMLLVGYMVSFEVKEPLLVWLLLVLSLFFYGVGVSYLLRLCRTFFTPGHAAFTFPLVISALAVQMAAGYTGLAWMAVLGHVQTAIAVLVVLWVLGGYLKLLFPK; encoded by the coding sequence ATGTTGGTTCTGAATTTTCTGCGGCAATATCCTATTCCGACCGCGGGGCTGAGCCTCTCTCTGTTCGCGCTGGGCAACCTCGTGCAGGACTACAGTCACGGGGCACGGCTGCTTCTCGGGGGAGTGGCCTTTCTTCTCTATCTGCCCTATCTGCTCAAGTTGCTGGTCCTGAACGCCAGGTTGAAGGAGCCCCTCGAGAACCCGGTCGCGGCGAGCGTCCTGCCGACCTTCACGATGGCGACCCTGTTGCTGGCCGGATACGTCAAACCCTATGCACCGGAGGCGGGGACGGCCGTCTGGTACGCCGGGCTCGTCGGTCATGCCCTTTTGATCCTGTGGTTCAGCTGGATGTTTTTGAAGGGGTTCGCCCTGGAGAAGGTGTTCCCTTCATGGTTCATCGTCTACATGGGCATTGCTGTGGCCAGCGCCTCCGCTCCGGTGACGGGGCGCCTGGATATCGGACGTATGGCCTTCTGGTTTGCCTTTGTCTCCTACTTCTGCCTTCTGCCCTTCGTCTGCTGGCGTCTCTGGAAGGTCGGGCAGGTTCCGGACGCCGCGAGGCCCACGGCGGTCATCCTTGCCGCGCCCGCATCCATGCTGCTGGTGGGCTACATGGTCTCGTTCGAGGTGAAAGAGCCCCTCCTCGTGTGGCTGCTTCTTGTCTTGTCCCTCTTCTTCTACGGGGTGGGTGTGTCGTATCTGCTGAGGCTCTGCCGGACCTTCTTTACCCCCGGCCATGCGGCGTTTACCTTCCCCCTGGTGATCAGTGCCCTCGCGGTGCAGATGGCGGCCGGGTACACGGGGCTGGCCTGGATGGCGGTGTTGGGGCACGTGCAGACGGCCATTGCCGTCCTTGTCGTCCTTTGGGTGCTGGGAGGCTACCTGAAGCTTTTGTTCCCGAAGTAA
- a CDS encoding NADP-dependent isocitrate dehydrogenase has product MDKIRVTSPLVELDGDEMTRIIWKFIKEKLILPYLDIDLKYYDLGIMHRDETEDQVTVEAAEAIKKYGVGVKCATITPDEARVQEFGLKKMWKSPNGTIRNIIGGTIFRQPIICRNIPRLVSGWNRPIVIGRHAFGDQYKATDFLVPGPGTLKIIFEPEGGGEPIGHEVYRFKSSGCALGMYNLDDSIRGFARSCMHYALNLGWPLYLSTKNTILKQYDGRFKDLFQEVFDQEFASAFRQAGITYEHRLIDDMVASAMKWHGGFVWACKNYDGDVQSDSVAQGFGSLGLMTSVLLTPDGRTVEAEAAHGTVTRHFREHQRGKQTSTNPIASIFAWTRGLWYRGKFDGNEALMGFARTLERVCVDTVENGFMTKDLALLVGSDQKFLSTQDFLAKLDENLNRALSR; this is encoded by the coding sequence ATGGACAAGATCAGGGTAACGAGCCCCCTCGTGGAGCTGGACGGTGATGAGATGACCCGGATCATCTGGAAATTCATCAAGGAAAAACTCATCCTGCCCTATCTGGACATTGATCTGAAATATTACGATCTGGGCATCATGCACCGGGACGAAACCGAAGACCAGGTCACGGTGGAGGCGGCTGAAGCCATCAAAAAATACGGCGTGGGCGTGAAGTGCGCCACCATCACGCCGGACGAGGCCAGGGTGCAGGAATTCGGCCTGAAAAAGATGTGGAAGTCGCCCAACGGCACCATCCGCAACATCATTGGCGGCACCATCTTCCGCCAGCCCATCATCTGCAGGAACATCCCCCGCCTGGTGTCCGGCTGGAACCGGCCCATTGTCATTGGCCGCCATGCCTTTGGCGACCAGTACAAGGCCACGGATTTTCTGGTGCCCGGCCCGGGCACGCTGAAGATAATCTTTGAACCGGAAGGCGGCGGCGAGCCGATCGGCCACGAGGTGTACAGGTTCAAAAGCAGCGGCTGCGCCCTGGGCATGTACAACCTGGACGATTCCATCCGGGGCTTTGCCCGCTCCTGCATGCACTACGCGCTGAACCTGGGCTGGCCCCTGTACCTGTCCACCAAGAACACCATCCTGAAGCAGTACGACGGCCGCTTCAAGGATCTGTTCCAGGAGGTGTTTGACCAGGAATTCGCATCAGCGTTCAGGCAGGCGGGCATCACCTACGAGCACCGGCTGATCGACGACATGGTGGCCAGCGCCATGAAGTGGCACGGCGGCTTTGTCTGGGCCTGCAAGAACTACGACGGCGACGTGCAGTCCGACAGCGTGGCCCAGGGCTTCGGCTCTCTCGGCCTGATGACCTCCGTGCTCCTCACCCCGGACGGCAGGACCGTGGAGGCCGAAGCGGCCCATGGCACGGTGACGCGGCATTTCCGCGAGCACCAGAGGGGCAAGCAGACTTCCACGAACCCGATTGCCTCCATCTTCGCCTGGACGCGCGGCCTCTGGTATCGCGGCAAGTTCGACGGTAACGAGGCCCTGATGGGCTTTGCCAGGACCCTGGAGCGGGTGTGCGTGGACACGGTGGAGAACGGCTTTATGACAAAAGACCTGGCCCTGTTGGTGGGCAGCGACCAGAAGTTTCTGAGCACCCAGGATTTCCTTGCCAAGCTGGACGAAAACCTGAACAGGGCCCTCTCCCGCTGA
- a CDS encoding AI-2E family transporter encodes MHQDRVNKVVLLVLVLAVSLLFLGMIRQYLMPLFMAALFSALLSPAYRRLRDRLGGRSVLASVLIVVAVFTLILVPLTILTGIVVGQAVSVSQSATPWIQDLVKQPLPLQQYLEKIPFHKQLMPYREQILGTLGEAVGAVSGFFINSLSSVAKMTLNALLGIVIMLYSMFFLLISGSVLLRKILFFLPLCDADEQLLLHRFTSVTAATLKGTMIIGLLQGTICGVGFAIAGIEGAVFWATVMAVLSLIPVLGTALVWGPALVVLLAQGHYGGALVLLGVCGGIAGNIDNVLRPQLVGKDTQMHHLFVLFSTLGGIGMFGILGIIVGPIIAALFITLWELYGRAFGAYLPVVNLLAGGERQPERPSPQAVAVTPAAPAGKPEQAATAPAADRRSKTRKPGTRGRKLRRR; translated from the coding sequence ATGCATCAGGATCGTGTCAACAAAGTCGTTCTGCTGGTGCTGGTACTGGCCGTTTCCCTGCTTTTTCTGGGGATGATCCGGCAGTACCTGATGCCCCTTTTCATGGCGGCCCTGTTTTCGGCCCTGCTCTCGCCCGCCTACAGGCGCCTGCGCGACCGCCTGGGGGGGCGTTCGGTTCTTGCCTCGGTGTTGATCGTCGTGGCGGTTTTTACGCTGATTCTGGTGCCCCTGACCATCCTGACCGGCATCGTGGTCGGGCAGGCGGTGAGTGTCAGCCAGTCGGCCACGCCCTGGATTCAGGACCTTGTCAAGCAGCCGCTGCCCCTGCAGCAGTATCTGGAAAAAATCCCCTTTCACAAGCAGTTGATGCCCTACCGGGAGCAGATCCTGGGCACCCTGGGCGAGGCGGTGGGCGCGGTGTCCGGCTTTTTCATCAACAGCCTTTCCTCTGTGGCCAAGATGACGCTGAACGCCCTTCTGGGCATCGTCATCATGCTCTACTCCATGTTTTTCCTGCTGATCTCCGGCTCGGTGCTGCTGCGCAAGATCCTGTTCTTCCTGCCGCTCTGCGATGCGGACGAGCAATTGCTGCTGCACCGCTTCACCTCGGTCACCGCAGCCACCCTGAAGGGCACAATGATCATTGGCCTCCTGCAGGGCACGATTTGCGGCGTGGGCTTTGCAATCGCAGGCATCGAGGGCGCGGTCTTCTGGGCTACGGTCATGGCGGTGCTCTCCTTGATCCCCGTCCTGGGCACGGCCCTGGTCTGGGGGCCGGCGCTCGTCGTGCTGCTGGCGCAGGGGCATTACGGGGGCGCGCTTGTGCTGCTGGGCGTCTGCGGCGGCATTGCGGGCAACATCGACAATGTGCTCAGGCCGCAGTTGGTGGGCAAGGACACCCAGATGCACCACCTGTTCGTGCTCTTCAGCACCCTGGGCGGCATCGGCATGTTCGGCATCTTGGGCATCATCGTGGGGCCGATCATCGCGGCGCTCTTCATCACGCTCTGGGAACTCTACGGCCGGGCCTTTGGCGCCTATCTGCCCGTGGTCAATCTGCTTGCCGGTGGGGAGCGGCAGCCGGAGCGCCCCAGCCCGCAAGCCGTGGCAGTCACGCCCGCAGCCCCGGCCGGCAAGCCGGAACAGGCGGCCACAGCGCCGGCTGCCGACCGCCGCTCCAAAACCAGAAAGCCCGGCACGCGGGGCAGGAAGCTCCGTCGCCGGTGA
- a CDS encoding bifunctional aconitate hydratase 2/2-methylisocitrate dehydratase, translating into MLSKYKEDAGARQAQGIPALPLSAGQVQELTDFLGKDREVRCQESPELVELLANRVEPGVAAAARVKAAWLEKVASGSVTTRTVSPEAAIAMLGNMGGGYNVAALIRLLEQDQVAAQAAQALKPLVKIYEAFDRVLALSASNIHARAVLESWARAEWFTRSPALPEQVDFQVYKVDGEINTDDFSPGNQAQSRADIPLHATFFGIRRFPGGVEQLDKMRRSGTLVAFAGDVVGTGSSRKSAVNSLAWHIGRDIPGSPNKRRGGLVLAGTFAPIFYATSRDAGVLPLECEVDAIKSGDRITLSLPAMTLTKADGTAIRVTPPPATLLDEYRAGGRLNLVIGKSLTKAACAALKVAEPTCFAVAESPRPRPGQQFTQAQKMLGRACGLPGVVPGMLCEPEMTTVLSQDTTGPMTVQELEELACLRFKADLYMQSFCHTAAYPKKVDLGRWELMRQAAIERGGVSLRPGDGVCHSWVNKMLLPDTVGTGGDSHTRFPVGISFPAGSGLVAFAAALGFMPLEVPPSVLVRFTGRRNPGITVRDMVNAIPYFAIKKDLLTVPKKGKINIFAGTILEIEGVDDLSVEEAFELSDASAERSAAACALALPPETVQKHMESNIRELKALVAEGYEDAEALKRRIASMEAWLARPELLRRDPNPEYRAVLEIDLAGITEPILACPNDPDDVKLLSEVAGTQIDEVFIGSCMTHLSHLLRVARLLNGAPYARSRIWIAPSTRLVRQTLQDEGCLSAFAQVGCRMEVPGCSLCMGNQARVMPNATVISTSTRNFDNRMGDGTRVFLGSSELAAVSGLLGRLPTVAEYMEAVGSLTA; encoded by the coding sequence ATGTTGAGCAAGTACAAAGAGGATGCAGGCGCCCGCCAGGCGCAGGGCATTCCGGCCCTGCCCCTTTCCGCCGGGCAGGTGCAGGAACTGACCGATTTTCTGGGCAAGGACAGGGAGGTCAGGTGTCAGGAAAGCCCGGAGCTGGTTGAGCTGCTGGCAAACCGCGTGGAGCCGGGCGTGGCGGCGGCGGCCAGGGTCAAGGCCGCGTGGCTGGAAAAAGTGGCGTCCGGAAGCGTCACGACCAGGACCGTGAGCCCGGAAGCGGCCATCGCCATGTTGGGCAATATGGGGGGCGGCTACAACGTGGCCGCACTCATCCGGCTCTTGGAGCAAGACCAGGTGGCGGCCCAGGCGGCCCAGGCTCTGAAGCCCCTGGTCAAGATCTACGAGGCCTTTGACCGGGTGCTGGCCCTCTCCGCCAGCAATATCCACGCCAGGGCGGTGCTGGAATCCTGGGCCAGGGCCGAGTGGTTCACCAGGTCCCCGGCCCTGCCGGAGCAGGTGGACTTCCAGGTGTACAAGGTGGACGGCGAGATCAACACCGACGACTTCTCGCCGGGCAATCAGGCCCAGAGCCGTGCCGACATCCCCCTGCACGCCACCTTCTTTGGCATCAGACGTTTTCCGGGCGGCGTGGAGCAACTGGACAAGATGCGGCGAAGCGGCACGCTCGTGGCCTTTGCCGGCGACGTGGTGGGCACCGGTTCCTCCCGCAAGTCCGCGGTCAACTCCCTGGCCTGGCATATTGGCAGAGACATTCCGGGCAGCCCGAACAAGCGGCGCGGCGGCCTGGTGCTGGCGGGCACCTTCGCCCCCATCTTCTACGCCACCTCCCGCGACGCGGGCGTACTGCCCCTGGAATGCGAGGTTGACGCGATCAAAAGCGGCGACAGGATCACCCTCTCCCTGCCCGCGATGACGCTCACAAAAGCCGATGGCACGGCAATCAGGGTGACGCCTCCGCCCGCGACCCTGCTGGACGAGTACCGTGCGGGGGGCCGCCTCAATCTGGTCATCGGCAAGAGCCTGACCAAGGCGGCCTGCGCGGCGCTGAAGGTGGCCGAGCCCACCTGTTTTGCCGTGGCCGAAAGTCCCCGGCCCAGACCGGGCCAGCAGTTCACCCAGGCGCAGAAGATGCTGGGTCGTGCCTGCGGGCTGCCGGGCGTGGTGCCGGGAATGCTTTGCGAGCCCGAGATGACCACCGTGCTTTCCCAGGACACCACCGGCCCCATGACCGTGCAGGAACTGGAGGAACTGGCCTGCCTGCGCTTCAAGGCCGATCTGTATATGCAGTCCTTCTGCCACACCGCGGCCTACCCGAAAAAGGTCGATCTGGGCCGGTGGGAGCTGATGCGCCAGGCCGCAATCGAGCGTGGCGGCGTATCCCTCAGGCCCGGCGACGGCGTGTGCCATTCCTGGGTCAACAAGATGCTCCTGCCGGACACCGTGGGCACGGGCGGCGACTCCCACACCCGCTTCCCCGTGGGCATTTCCTTCCCGGCGGGCAGCGGCCTGGTGGCCTTCGCCGCGGCCCTGGGCTTCATGCCGCTCGAAGTGCCGCCTTCCGTTCTGGTGCGCTTTACGGGCAGGAGAAACCCTGGCATCACGGTGCGCGACATGGTGAACGCCATCCCCTACTTCGCCATCAAAAAGGACCTGCTGACCGTGCCCAAGAAGGGCAAGATCAACATCTTCGCCGGGACGATTCTGGAAATCGAGGGGGTGGACGATCTGAGCGTGGAGGAGGCCTTCGAGCTGAGCGATGCCAGTGCGGAACGCAGCGCAGCGGCCTGTGCCCTGGCCCTGCCGCCCGAGACGGTGCAGAAGCATATGGAGTCCAACATCCGGGAGCTGAAGGCGCTGGTGGCCGAGGGCTACGAGGACGCGGAGGCGCTGAAGCGTCGCATCGCGAGCATGGAGGCCTGGCTGGCCAGGCCGGAACTGCTCAGGCGGGACCCGAACCCGGAATACAGGGCGGTGTTGGAAATCGATCTGGCCGGAATCACGGAGCCGATTCTGGCCTGCCCGAACGATCCGGACGATGTGAAGCTGCTCTCCGAGGTGGCGGGCACCCAGATCGACGAGGTCTTCATCGGCTCCTGCATGACCCATCTCTCCCATCTGCTGCGCGTGGCCAGGCTCCTTAATGGAGCGCCCTACGCCAGGAGCCGGATCTGGATCGCCCCGTCCACCCGCCTGGTGCGCCAGACCCTCCAGGATGAGGGCTGCCTGAGCGCCTTCGCCCAGGTGGGCTGCCGCATGGAGGTTCCCGGTTGCAGCCTGTGCATGGGCAACCAGGCCCGGGTGATGCCGAACGCCACGGTCATCTCCACCTCGACCCGCAACTTTGACAACCGCATGGGCGACGGCACCAGGGTCTTCCTGGGCTCGTCCGAGCTGGCCGCGGTCAGCGGCCTTTTGGGCAGGCTGCCCACGGTGGCCGAATACATGGAGGCCGTTGGCAGCTTGACGGCCTGA